In one window of Candidatus Deferrimicrobiaceae bacterium DNA:
- a CDS encoding amino acid ABC transporter permease, with protein MGLDFSIIRENWVYFFIGRYPNGPLGGVALTFWLAIASLVLSFFGGLVLGLLSVSHRRWVRQPALLCINTVRGMPLLMVIFWMYFLMPAMLGKTVPESQTVIFALSLFTSAYMSQIVVAGIKGIPKGQTEAALSTGLHPAQAMFYIVLPQALRNMIPSFVNQFVSMIKDTSLAFIVGVDELTHVATQVNNRSMIFPTEIFLFIALIYFILCYAFTSLSRWLERKLAWRKAI; from the coding sequence GTGGGCCTCGACTTCAGCATCATTCGCGAGAACTGGGTCTACTTCTTCATCGGCCGCTACCCCAACGGGCCGCTGGGCGGCGTCGCGCTCACCTTCTGGCTGGCGATCGCCTCGCTCGTGCTCTCGTTCTTCGGGGGTCTCGTGCTCGGCCTTCTCAGCGTCTCCCACCGCCGGTGGGTCCGGCAGCCCGCCCTTTTGTGCATCAACACGGTCCGCGGAATGCCGCTGCTCATGGTCATCTTCTGGATGTACTTCCTGATGCCGGCGATGCTGGGCAAGACCGTCCCCGAGAGCCAGACGGTCATCTTCGCGCTCAGTCTGTTCACCTCGGCCTACATGTCGCAGATCGTCGTGGCGGGCATCAAAGGCATCCCGAAGGGGCAGACCGAGGCGGCGCTCTCGACCGGGCTGCACCCGGCCCAGGCCATGTTCTACATTGTGCTGCCGCAGGCGCTGCGCAACATGATCCCGTCGTTCGTCAACCAGTTCGTCTCGATGATCAAGGACACCTCGCTCGCCTTCATCGTCGGCGTCGACGAACTGACCCACGTCGCGACCCAGGTCAACAACCGCAGCATGATCTTCCCCACCGAGATCTTCCTGTTCATCGCGCTCATCTACTTCATCCTCTGCTACGCCTTCACCTCGCTGTCGCGCTGGCTCGAGCGCAAGCTCGCCTGGCGCAAGGCGATCTGA
- a CDS encoding amino acid ABC transporter permease encodes MLRSSFDWAVVTQGKYVDWLVSGFLLTMKLSVVSIALSFMLGLVIAVMRMSHFKPARWFAHGYLEFFRNTPLLVQLFFWYFGSYKILPQAVNDWMNQSHAGWNFEFAAATIALTIYTSAFIAEDIRSGVLSIPKEQMEAARSAGFSYLRSMQYIILPQAVRLTVPPLINQFLNIAKNSSLAMTIGVAELTYQARQIESATFKGFEAFTAATLIYVVLSFVITGLMTLYDRKVLSPLKAR; translated from the coding sequence GTGCTTAGATCCTCCTTCGACTGGGCGGTCGTCACCCAGGGGAAATACGTCGATTGGCTGGTGTCCGGATTCCTGCTGACGATGAAGCTCTCCGTGGTGTCGATCGCCCTGTCGTTCATGCTCGGCCTGGTCATCGCCGTCATGCGGATGTCCCACTTCAAGCCGGCCCGCTGGTTCGCGCACGGCTACCTCGAGTTCTTCCGGAACACCCCGCTGCTGGTCCAGCTCTTCTTCTGGTATTTCGGCTCCTACAAGATCCTTCCGCAGGCGGTCAACGACTGGATGAACCAGTCGCACGCCGGGTGGAACTTCGAGTTCGCCGCGGCCACCATCGCCCTCACCATCTACACCTCGGCCTTCATCGCCGAGGACATCCGCTCGGGCGTCCTGTCGATCCCGAAGGAGCAGATGGAGGCCGCCCGCAGCGCGGGCTTCTCCTACCTGCGCTCGATGCAGTACATCATTTTGCCGCAGGCGGTGCGCCTCACGGTCCCGCCGCTCATCAACCAGTTCCTCAACATCGCCAAGAACTCGTCGCTGGCCATGACCATCGGCGTGGCCGAGCTCACCTACCAGGCGCGGCAGATCGAGAGCGCCACGTTCAAGGGCTTCGAGGCATTCACGGCGGCCACCCTCATCTACGTCGTCCTCTCGTTCGTCATCACGGGGCTGATGACGCTCTACGACCGCAAGGTCCTCTCGCCCCTGAAGGCGCGCTGA
- a CDS encoding ABC transporter substrate-binding protein, with protein sequence MKKTLALFLATACVAGMTMSAFADDTLETVKKKGVLVAGVKDSLPPFGYVDEKTRTIVGYDIDFVRAIAKKMGVKVELKPVTSATRMPQLKESNIDLIAATMTKNPERAKEIDFSDTYFLTGQKFLVKKGTVKSLKDLEGKRIGTAKGSTSEQNVKKSLPTAEVLSFDDYPQAFLALQQGKVAAVTTDESILAGLLAKAPNKKAFEIPPKVQISDEPYGIGMRKGDTNLVNFVNKTLLEMEKSGDAKKIYNKWFGPKSDTPIPRNFKIVAGK encoded by the coding sequence ATGAAAAAGACTCTGGCCCTGTTCCTGGCAACGGCTTGCGTGGCCGGCATGACGATGTCCGCATTCGCGGACGACACGCTCGAGACCGTCAAGAAGAAAGGCGTCCTGGTCGCGGGCGTGAAAGACTCGCTCCCGCCGTTCGGCTACGTCGACGAGAAGACGCGCACCATCGTCGGGTACGACATCGACTTCGTCCGGGCGATCGCCAAGAAGATGGGCGTCAAGGTCGAGCTCAAGCCGGTCACCTCCGCGACCCGCATGCCTCAGCTCAAGGAAAGCAACATCGACCTGATCGCGGCGACGATGACCAAGAACCCCGAGCGCGCCAAGGAGATCGACTTCTCCGACACCTACTTCCTCACGGGCCAGAAGTTCCTCGTGAAGAAGGGGACCGTCAAGTCGCTCAAGGACCTCGAAGGCAAGCGGATCGGCACGGCGAAGGGCTCCACCTCCGAGCAGAACGTCAAGAAATCGCTGCCCACCGCCGAAGTGCTTTCCTTCGACGACTACCCGCAGGCGTTCCTTGCGCTGCAGCAGGGAAAGGTCGCCGCGGTGACCACCGACGAATCGATCCTGGCCGGCCTGCTGGCCAAGGCCCCGAACAAGAAGGCGTTCGAGATTCCGCCCAAGGTCCAGATCTCCGACGAGCCTTACGGCATCGGCATGCGCAAGGGCGACACGAACCTCGTCAACTTCGTCAACAAGACGCTGCTCGAGATGGAGAAAAGCGGCGACGCGAAGAAGATCTACAACAAGTGGTTCGGCCCCAAGTCCGACACGCCGATCCCCCGCAACTTCAAGATCGTAGCCGGGAAATAG
- a CDS encoding amino acid ABC transporter ATP-binding protein, with translation MIRFEGVQKWFGKLHVLNEINLHVKAGEVVVVCGPSGSGKSTLIRTINQLEPIDEGTLVVDGVDLSDKKSDINKLRAEIGFVFQQFNLYPHLSVIQNIALAPVKIRKLTRKEANGQAMTLLERVGLAEKRDAYPAQLSGGQQQRVAIARALAMKPRIMLFDEPTSALDPEMIGEVLAVMQDLAKSGMTMMVVTHEMGFAREVSHRVVFMDQGTVLEEAAPEDFFRNPQHDRAKQFLKQILSPMH, from the coding sequence ATGATCCGATTCGAGGGTGTCCAGAAGTGGTTCGGCAAATTGCACGTGCTGAACGAGATCAACCTTCATGTCAAAGCGGGGGAAGTCGTGGTCGTCTGCGGCCCCTCCGGCTCCGGCAAATCCACGCTCATCCGGACGATCAACCAGCTCGAACCGATCGACGAGGGAACCCTGGTCGTCGACGGGGTCGACCTGTCCGACAAGAAGTCCGACATCAACAAGCTCCGGGCCGAAATCGGCTTCGTGTTCCAGCAGTTCAACCTCTATCCCCACCTGTCCGTTATCCAGAACATCGCCCTCGCGCCCGTCAAGATCCGCAAGCTCACCCGCAAGGAGGCCAACGGGCAGGCCATGACGCTGCTCGAGCGGGTCGGCCTGGCCGAGAAGCGCGACGCCTACCCCGCCCAACTCTCGGGGGGCCAGCAGCAGCGGGTGGCGATCGCCCGCGCGCTCGCCATGAAACCGCGCATCATGCTGTTCGACGAGCCCACATCTGCGCTCGACCCCGAGATGATCGGTGAAGTCCTCGCGGTCATGCAGGATCTGGCGAAGAGCGGCATGACGATGATGGTCGTCACCCACGAGATGGGATTCGCCCGCGAGGTTTCGCACCGGGTCGTCTTCATGGACCAGGGCACCGTGCTCGAGGAGGCGGCGCCCGAAGACTTCTTCCGAAACCCGCAGCACGACCGGGCCAAGCAGTTCCTGAAACAGATCCTGTCGCCGATGCACTGA